A region from the Chanodichthys erythropterus isolate Z2021 chromosome 5, ASM2448905v1, whole genome shotgun sequence genome encodes:
- the bcl2l11 gene encoding bcl-2-like protein 11 — MSDTSREQTLANGPASQGIEESTGGGGVSGSEHFAFPQPSEGDPLRGGISMSNSHQSRSPMSRTFSRSSSGYFSVDSDSVPGSPLMPNISEAQDGQNDEVWFAGHSHQHAQMAAPVGAMRPEMAVARELRRIGDEFNRLYCHGAGPGGNNAAQLHAPNEHPIVVWVNDVIARLVQFFLRRR; from the exons AGAGCAAACGCTGGCCAATGGCCCGGCCTCGCAGGGAATCGAAGAGAGCACCGGTGGCGGAGGTGTCTCGGGCTCCGAGCACTTCGCCTTCCCTCAGCCGAGCGAAGGGGACCCGTTAAGGGGAGGGATTTCCATGTCGAATAGTCACCAGTCGAGGTCACCGATGTCCCGAACTTTCTCCAGGTCCTCTAGTGGCTATTTTTCCGTCGACAGCGATTCTGTGCCAGGTTCCCCTCTAATGCCTAATATTTCCGAAGCGCAAGATGGTCAAAATGATG AGGTATGGTTCGCCGGACATAGCCACCAGCACGCGCAGATGGCAGCACCTGTTGGAGCCATGCGGCCAGAGATGGCAGTCGCTCGGGAGCTGCGGCGCATCGGAGACGAGTTCAACCGCCTGTACTGTCATGGG GCTGGTCCAGGCGGGAACAACGCGGCCCAGCTGCACGCTCCCAACGAACATCCCATCGTCGTGTGGGTGAATGACGTGATTGCACGTCTAGTACAGTTTTTCCTGCGAAGAAGATGA